From a single Brassica oleracea var. oleracea cultivar TO1000 chromosome C5, BOL, whole genome shotgun sequence genomic region:
- the LOC106344345 gene encoding uncharacterized protein LOC106344345, which translates to MANSYTILADLRAGRCSNTAEVRLLRFWEEKNINKRGQLMSVEMLLVDEHSTLIQGSVPAAIQLTFRSRLTEGSVYTLSGFDFTRSNPKFRLSDGPVSTRFNEGTAFEKLATTTRIIPTGHFRFRPYEQILELANTGKQLSDVMGEHRAIRSTITDRLLGAQRVMLTLRLEGYARFSDIRFL; encoded by the exons ATGGCTAATTCGTACACTATTCTTGCTGATTTGAGGGCTGGGAGATGTTCCAACACCGCGGAGGTCCGTCTCTTGAGGTTCTGGGAGGAGAAAAACATCAACAAAAGGGGACAGCTGATGAGTGTTGAGATGTTATTGGTTGATGAGCAT TCGACGCTTATCCAAGGGTCTGTTCCTGCGGCTATACAACTTACGTTTAGGAGTCGGTTAACCGAAGGCTCAGTGTACACCTTAAGTGGGTTCGATTTCACACGCAGCAACCCAAAATTCAGACTTTCTGATGGGCCTGTCTCGACTCGTTTCAATGAGGGGACTGCTTTTGAAAAGTTAGCAACCACTACGAGGATAATTCCGACAGGGCATTTCCGCTTCCGACCATATGAACAGATACTTGAGCTCGCAAACACCGGGAAACAACTTTCGG ACGTTATGGGTGAGCATCGTGCAATAAGGAGCACAATAACGGACCGTCTACTTGGGGCACAGCGTGTTATGCTAACTTTACGCCTGGAGGGGTACGCTCGGTTCTCTGATATCCGTTTCTTATGA
- the LOC106344346 gene encoding uncharacterized protein LOC106344346 has product MSTPHSSFSLRPVLEKEKLNGSNFLEWYRNLRIVLKQEKKDYVLEKVLPEKPKTNVQHAERNAYDTHISDRVDVCCLILATMNSDLQKQYENVDSPIDIITSLKGMFQEQARTERYQTVKSLIECKLPIDGPVSPHVIKMMGYIDNLAKLDCPISQEMATDLILQSLSSSYDQFVMNYNMNNLTKTLTELHGMLKTVEPNIKKDTPNVLMVQGGNKFKKQGKNKGKGKSGWIANPSKLNPSPKFKPGPSNVDKFHYCNGSGHWKRNCEKYLENLKNKKISETSSSRLKQQ; this is encoded by the exons ATGTCAACTCCCCACAGTTCATTCTCATTGCGACCTGTCCTTGAGAAGGAAAAATTGAATGGTTCAAACTTCCTTGAATGGTATCGAAACCTGAGAATTGTTCTCAAACAGGAGAAAAAAGACTATGTCCTAGAAAAGGTTCTTCCTGAAAAACCTAAGACCAATGTCCAACATGCGGAAAGAAATGCTTATGATACGCATATCAGTGATAGGGTCGATGTGTGTTGTCTTATTTTGGCAACCATGAACTCAGATTTGCAGAAGCAATATGAGAACGTGGATTCACCAATTGACATCATCACTAGCCTGAAAGGTATGTTTCAGGAGCAAGCTCGAACTGAGAGATACCAAACGGTTAAGTCTCTCATTGAGTGCAAGCTACCAATAGATGGTCCAGTTAGCCCACATGTCATTAAGATGATGGGTTATATTGATAACTTGGCTAAGCTGGATTGTCCAATCAGCCAAGAGATGGCGACTGATCTCATTCTACAGTCATTGTCGTCAAGCTATGATCAGTTTGTTATGAACTACAACATGAACAACTTGACAAAGACTTTGACTGAGCTGCATGGGATGCTTAAAACAGTTGAACCCAACATCAAGAAGGATACCCCAAATGTTCTTATGGTACAAGGGGGTAACAAGTTTAAAAAACAAGGTAAGAACAAAGGAAAGGGTAAGTCAGGCTGGATTGCGAATCCAAGCAAGCTTAATCCTTCTCCTAAGTTTAAGCCTGGTCCTTCTAATGTTGATAAGTTTCATTATTGTAATGGTTCTGGACATTGGAAAAGAAACTGTGAGAAATACTTGGAAAATCTGAAAAATAAGAAGATTTCTGAAACGTCATCTTCAA GGCTTAAACAACAGTAG